A section of the Hippea sp. KM1 genome encodes:
- a CDS encoding trimeric intracellular cation channel family protein — protein MDLFAVFNAIGIVAFAVSGVFKGIAKNLDILGVSILGFLTALGGGMLRDTLSNRTPAVFVGYSDVSFALLGVIIGVFIYKTLKRDISNLMIIKISDAIGLATFTVIGAVIGFDKGFNAIGVIVLATLTGTGGGALSDLLIGEIPLILREDFYASCSIIGALIFFLIMTQPIEERLAMTITLFFTLSLRLFAIAKNLSLPRL, from the coding sequence ATGGATCTATTTGCCGTATTCAACGCTATAGGCATTGTGGCTTTTGCCGTATCCGGCGTATTCAAGGGCATTGCCAAGAATTTAGACATCTTAGGTGTCTCCATCTTGGGTTTTCTAACCGCCTTAGGCGGCGGCATGCTAAGAGATACCCTATCAAACAGAACGCCGGCCGTATTCGTTGGATATTCGGATGTAAGCTTTGCCCTTCTTGGCGTTATTATAGGTGTGTTTATTTACAAAACCCTGAAAAGGGATATATCAAATCTAATGATAATAAAGATATCGGATGCTATAGGTCTTGCCACATTTACCGTTATAGGCGCCGTTATAGGCTTTGATAAGGGGTTTAATGCGATAGGTGTGATAGTTTTGGCAACATTAACAGGCACAGGCGGCGGAGCCTTAAGCGATCTATTGATAGGCGAAATACCCCTGATTCTAAGGGAAGACTTCTATGCCTCCTGCTCTATCATCGGGGCTTTGATCTTCTTTTTAATAATGACACAACCCATAGAGGAGCGGTTGGCCATGACCATAACGCTGTTTTTCACTTTATCCTTGAGGCTTTTCGCAATAGCAAAAAACCTTTCCCTACCCAGACTGTAA
- a CDS encoding hydrogenase maturation nickel metallochaperone HypA/HybF produces MHEGAIAESIVDILKQTALENDLKGIVKVHLRIGKLSGVMVDALLFALEALRTEEKIIESTLFEIERVDVVAKCNICNREFSFDDETEMALICPSCGMPLEIISGKEMEIVDIEGV; encoded by the coding sequence ATGCACGAAGGGGCGATAGCTGAAAGCATAGTTGATATACTGAAACAGACGGCTTTAGAGAACGATTTGAAGGGTATTGTTAAGGTGCATCTTAGGATAGGCAAACTCAGTGGCGTTATGGTTGATGCCCTCCTTTTTGCTTTAGAGGCATTAAGAACGGAAGAAAAGATAATCGAATCGACTCTGTTTGAGATAGAAAGGGTCGATGTTGTGGCTAAGTGCAATATCTGCAATAGGGAGTTTAGTTTTGATGATGAAACCGAAATGGCTTTGATATGTCCTTCTTGCGGTATGCCTTTGGAGATAATATCGGGAAAAGAGATGGAAATTGTTGATATAGAGGGTGTGTGA
- the hypB gene encoding hydrogenase nickel incorporation protein HypB: protein MKRVVVERKILQRNDETAERIRELLRSKGIFSVNFMSSPGAGKTTIVEKTIEALKDDFRISFIDGDLDTDRDAERVKALGVDVVQINTSGACHLDAQMVYRAIDKVSLDCDLLIIENVGNLVCPATFDIGADRNVVILSVPEGDDKVKKYPVMFNVADVVLINKIDLLGILDFDIEKVRRELKEVSPKAEVFEVSAKKGTNLELWFEYLKSLIKSHR from the coding sequence ATGAAGAGGGTTGTTGTTGAAAGGAAGATACTCCAGAGAAACGATGAGACGGCAGAAAGGATCAGGGAGCTTTTAAGGTCTAAAGGTATCTTCTCTGTGAATTTTATGTCCTCGCCGGGTGCCGGTAAGACCACTATTGTTGAAAAAACCATCGAGGCGCTCAAGGATGATTTTAGAATTTCCTTTATAGACGGTGATTTAGATACAGACAGGGATGCGGAGAGGGTTAAGGCTTTAGGGGTCGATGTTGTTCAGATTAACACATCGGGTGCCTGCCATCTGGATGCACAGATGGTGTATAGGGCCATTGATAAGGTTTCGCTGGATTGCGATCTGCTTATCATTGAGAATGTGGGTAATCTTGTCTGCCCTGCGACATTCGACATTGGAGCCGATAGAAATGTCGTTATATTGAGCGTGCCCGAAGGGGATGATAAGGTAAAAAAATACCCCGTCATGTTCAATGTTGCCGATGTGGTTTTGATAAACAAGATAGATCTGTTGGGCATACTGGATTTTGATATCGAAAAGGTTAGAAGGGAGCTAAAAGAGGTATCGCCTAAGGCTGAGGTGTTTGAGGTTAGCGCCAAGAAAGGCACCAACCTCGAATTGTGGTTTGAGTATCTCAAATCTTTAATAAAATCTCACAGATAG
- a CDS encoding PA14 domain-containing protein, with translation MLIRFVLAIFLVVAPVSSKADGLMDIFNKVQKIQKEVNKIKDTFKGEDKQKEEQQEQQQDEGYQEEYNEDENIQQDTHITSHIEQPIFDGEVVIPDSGKTWYFKMQKFSAAACSRVYYSVNGGEPRFLVEFAGLPKDTGAPIPIKGLKEGDRVVFLVKTHYYGWKGPIYSTDSEYFISKKINDRKYYFRFEDAARADGRYNDGAFYFFEEGQMPINRYVRILSYNVYKQGDSYLFRGKIKANVDNIVESKIIIKDNHWKTSDVINLNFSNDSTSDGVYSFSFTMPSADFTKPAYTSILQVAYDRETDVRVRMVKPCVDKLAQQQTHNPFGGVNKDPFVFMGEVFYLKEGTSRLPNFNRLRRAGVVYTSILDITPRRFDEGFDGIGSRYEWFGIRYRGEIFLLKPRLFRFALLSDDGARLYIDGKRIINNDGIHPPRKRYGSVFLDKGSHRIEVDYFQGPRYEVALVLYVKDNGKYRVFDIGDFAPVVRVDDGYGIKKGILFDGDSYRLTPYGVRVLLKMKREVIGKDYSKIVIYGGSDGLSKNRLRSVVNFLEGLGVEARKIETVYSLPEDSEFSIKINYQ, from the coding sequence ATGCTTATAAGGTTTGTATTGGCTATTTTTTTGGTTGTTGCACCGGTCTCTTCTAAAGCTGATGGCTTGATGGATATATTCAACAAGGTTCAAAAGATACAAAAAGAGGTAAACAAGATCAAAGACACATTCAAAGGCGAAGATAAACAAAAGGAAGAACAACAAGAACAGCAGCAGGATGAGGGGTATCAGGAGGAATACAACGAAGATGAAAACATCCAACAGGATACGCACATAACAAGCCATATAGAGCAGCCCATCTTCGACGGTGAGGTTGTTATACCGGATTCGGGCAAGACCTGGTATTTTAAGATGCAGAAGTTTAGTGCTGCAGCCTGCAGCAGGGTCTATTATTCTGTAAACGGCGGTGAACCCAGGTTCCTTGTTGAGTTTGCTGGATTGCCCAAGGATACGGGTGCACCCATACCGATTAAGGGCTTAAAAGAGGGTGATAGGGTCGTGTTTTTGGTCAAAACACACTATTACGGTTGGAAGGGGCCTATCTATTCCACAGACAGCGAATACTTCATCTCAAAGAAGATAAACGACAGGAAGTATTACTTCAGGTTTGAGGATGCTGCAAGGGCCGATGGTCGCTATAACGACGGTGCGTTCTATTTCTTTGAGGAAGGCCAGATGCCCATCAACAGGTATGTTAGGATATTGAGCTATAATGTTTACAAACAGGGCGATAGCTATCTGTTTAGGGGCAAGATTAAGGCCAATGTTGATAACATTGTGGAATCCAAGATCATCATAAAGGATAACCACTGGAAGACCAGCGATGTCATCAATCTGAATTTCTCAAACGATAGCACATCAGACGGTGTCTATAGCTTCTCCTTTACCATGCCTTCTGCCGATTTTACAAAACCCGCTTATACATCGATTCTTCAGGTGGCATACGATAGGGAGACCGATGTAAGGGTTAGAATGGTAAAGCCGTGCGTTGATAAGCTTGCTCAACAACAGACACATAATCCGTTTGGTGGGGTAAACAAAGACCCGTTTGTGTTTATGGGCGAGGTTTTTTATTTAAAGGAGGGCACCAGCAGGCTTCCCAATTTTAACAGATTGAGGAGGGCGGGTGTTGTGTATACGTCTATTTTGGACATTACGCCCAGAAGATTTGATGAGGGTTTTGATGGTATAGGCTCAAGGTATGAGTGGTTTGGCATCAGATACAGGGGTGAGATATTTCTTCTAAAACCCAGGCTGTTTAGGTTTGCCCTTTTAAGCGATGACGGTGCAAGGCTGTATATTGACGGCAAAAGGATTATAAACAACGACGGCATACACCCACCAAGAAAGAGATACGGCAGCGTGTTTTTGGATAAGGGTTCGCATAGAATAGAGGTTGATTACTTCCAGGGTCCGAGGTATGAGGTTGCTCTGGTTTTGTATGTGAAGGATAATGGTAAGTATAGGGTTTTTGATATAGGGGATTTTGCCCCTGTTGTTAGGGTTGATGACGGCTATGGCATAAAAAAGGGAATCTTGTTTGATGGTGATAGCTATAGGCTTACACCGTATGGCGTTAGGGTTCTCCTTAAGATGAAAAGGGAGGTTATCGGCAAGGATTATAGCAAAATAGTTATTTACGGTGGTTCGGATGGGCTTTCTAAAAACAGGCTCAGATCCGTGGTAAACTTCTTGGAGGGTCTGGGTGTTGAGGCAAGGAAGATAGAGACGGTGTATTCGTTGCCGGAGGATAGCGAGTTTTCAATAAAGATAAATTATCAATGA
- the cybH gene encoding Ni/Fe-hydrogenase, b-type cytochrome subunit, with protein sequence MCLKKKYEWTVGIRVLHWLTFISIAVLTFTGFYIADPFWFVHTPGTKEAYNTFSMANVRFIHFVAAYVFIFAIILRLYYAFFSRFDADWKEFLFRWLNIREWGLTLKNYLTFKPYGVEGLKTKYNPVQSLAYFAFIVASILQIFTGIILYTMNDNSIRGVSFVQKLFFPLVQLFGGYPNIRIAHHLLMWFFIIFVIAHVYMVIAHDIGEKNGSLSSMFTGYKCEDE encoded by the coding sequence ATGTGTTTGAAGAAGAAGTATGAATGGACGGTGGGTATAAGGGTTCTGCATTGGCTTACATTCATCTCCATTGCCGTATTGACATTCACCGGTTTTTACATAGCCGATCCGTTCTGGTTTGTGCATACACCAGGCACAAAGGAGGCTTACAATACATTCTCCATGGCCAATGTCAGGTTTATACACTTTGTTGCCGCCTATGTGTTTATCTTTGCCATCATTCTCAGGTTGTATTACGCCTTCTTCTCACGCTTCGATGCAGATTGGAAGGAGTTTCTCTTCAGGTGGCTTAACATTAGGGAGTGGGGTTTAACGCTTAAGAATTACCTTACCTTCAAACCATACGGTGTTGAGGGTTTGAAGACAAAATACAATCCGGTTCAGTCGTTGGCCTATTTTGCCTTTATTGTTGCCTCGATTCTTCAGATCTTTACGGGAATAATCCTCTATACAATGAACGACAACTCAATCAGGGGCGTTTCGTTTGTGCAAAAGTTGTTCTTCCCGCTTGTTCAGCTTTTTGGCGGCTATCCCAATATAAGGATAGCCCACCATCTGCTTATGTGGTTCTTTATCATCTTTGTTATAGCGCATGTGTATATGGTTATCGCCCACGATATTGGCGAGAAGAACGGATCGCTATCCTCCATGTTTACTGGTTATAAGTGTGAAGATGAATAG
- the rimO gene encoding 30S ribosomal protein S12 methylthiotransferase RimO — MKVYIESLGCPKNTADSEYMVGILKAKGCTIEKDPQQADVLMVNTCGFIEPAREESIDTILELAQFKKDDPSKRLIVCGCLYERYRQQLKEELPEVDGFVGVNELDRISDVVLDSPHNLKKPYIYRHIIGHKHIGYLKIADGCSNGCTFCAIPLIKGGFRSRDMDELVDEAQILSEKGVRELYITAQDTTAYMFEKNKKNALVELLKRLDEIEGLPWIRLMYTYPSYITDELIEFMSTSKRVVRYIDVPFQHASDRVLADMGRGYTLKDMEGLIDRLRLKVKGIAIRSTFIVGFPTEEDEDFDRLLSFLDYSQLDWAGFFKYYHEEGTQAFKSFYDMDEEIKEDRLIEAQSLALSITEGINERLVGEVLEVIVDEPAEDEGYWIGRSYRSAYEIDGVIFVKSDSLKPGDFVKVRVELVKNQTDLVAVLQSG, encoded by the coding sequence ATGAAGGTATATATTGAGAGTTTGGGTTGCCCAAAGAATACAGCAGACAGTGAATATATGGTGGGTATTTTAAAAGCCAAGGGGTGTACAATAGAAAAAGACCCGCAGCAGGCCGATGTGTTGATGGTGAACACCTGCGGCTTTATCGAGCCTGCCAGAGAGGAATCGATCGATACTATACTTGAACTTGCCCAATTTAAGAAGGATGACCCGTCAAAGAGGCTTATAGTTTGCGGCTGTCTTTATGAGCGGTACAGGCAGCAGTTGAAAGAGGAGTTGCCAGAGGTTGATGGTTTTGTGGGTGTTAATGAACTGGATAGGATCTCCGATGTTGTTTTAGATAGCCCCCATAATCTAAAGAAACCTTATATTTATAGGCATATTATAGGGCATAAGCATATAGGCTATCTAAAGATTGCAGACGGCTGCTCAAACGGTTGCACCTTTTGCGCCATCCCTCTAATTAAAGGTGGCTTTAGAAGCAGGGATATGGATGAGCTTGTTGATGAGGCGCAGATACTATCAGAAAAAGGCGTTAGGGAGCTTTACATAACGGCTCAGGATACAACAGCCTATATGTTTGAAAAGAATAAAAAAAACGCCCTTGTTGAACTCCTAAAAAGGCTTGATGAAATCGAGGGCTTACCCTGGATTCGGTTGATGTATACCTATCCGAGCTATATAACGGATGAGTTGATCGAGTTTATGTCGACCTCTAAGAGGGTTGTTAGATACATCGATGTGCCGTTTCAACATGCATCGGATAGGGTTTTGGCCGACATGGGGCGGGGTTATACCCTGAAGGATATGGAGGGATTGATAGATAGGTTGAGGTTAAAGGTTAAGGGTATAGCCATACGCTCAACATTTATAGTGGGGTTTCCAACCGAAGAAGATGAGGATTTTGATAGGCTTTTGAGTTTTCTTGACTATAGCCAGCTTGATTGGGCTGGTTTTTTTAAGTATTACCATGAAGAGGGCACCCAGGCATTTAAGAGTTTTTACGATATGGATGAGGAGATTAAGGAGGATAGGCTGATAGAGGCGCAAAGCCTTGCCCTGTCGATTACAGAAGGCATAAATGAAAGGCTTGTGGGTGAGGTGCTTGAGGTTATAGTGGATGAGCCTGCAGAGGATGAGGGTTATTGGATAGGAAGGAGCTACAGAAGCGCCTATGAGATAGACGGCGTTATCTTTGTAAAGTCAGACAGCCTAAAGCCCGGTGATTTTGTTAAGGTTAGGGTGGAGTTGGTTAAAAATCAGACCGACCTTGTGGCTGTTTTACAGTCTGGGTAG
- a CDS encoding hydrogenase maturation protease: MNSIAVIGLGNLLLADEGFGVHLVRYLLKHYRFDNVDIIDGGTIGFGLIEYFLTYKSLIFIDAIRVDDEPGSIYKFRLSEVPPNLTFVSSIHEIGLGDVLHHVKLMGEDRDATVVGVVPLAVTPNDLSVELTGLLQSKIVPVAEIVLDEVERLGGVYARRGDS; the protein is encoded by the coding sequence ATGAATAGTATAGCTGTAATCGGGCTGGGTAATCTCCTTTTGGCCGATGAGGGCTTTGGGGTTCACCTGGTCCGATACCTCCTTAAGCATTATCGATTTGACAATGTGGACATTATAGACGGCGGGACTATAGGGTTTGGGCTGATAGAGTACTTCCTTACCTATAAAAGCCTCATTTTTATCGATGCTATTAGGGTTGATGATGAACCCGGGAGTATCTATAAGTTTAGGTTGAGTGAGGTTCCGCCGAATCTAACATTTGTATCGTCCATCCACGAGATAGGATTGGGTGATGTCTTGCATCATGTTAAACTGATGGGTGAGGATAGGGATGCCACGGTTGTGGGTGTTGTTCCTTTGGCCGTAACGCCCAATGATTTGAGTGTTGAGCTTACAGGCCTTCTGCAATCCAAGATAGTCCCTGTTGCTGAGATAGTGCTTGATGAGGTGGAAAGGTTAGGCGGGGTTTATGCACGAAGGGGCGATAGCTGA
- a CDS encoding nickel-dependent hydrogenase large subunit, translated as MAEKKHVVIDPITRIEGHLRIEIDVKDGKIDNAWSSGTLWRGIEPILQGRDIRDAGLLVQRICGVCTWAHYEANTMSAEVALGIRPPTNARLIRNMINASQFMHDHIVHFYALHSLDWADVAGALKADPVKANEMAHQFSKKPYNASVEHYKEVIEKLKKFVASGQLGPFSGAYLGNKLYKLPPEGDLIVISHYLDALYVQVVLAQMMAIYGAKNPHPQSLVVGGITSVMDMLDARRLGQYLSKLDEVGGFIRHAYLADIDLITHFYKDEFVEGWGCGSYNFLSYGGFPETNDWEAEYRYLPQGVIYDRDLSKVEKVDEKFITESVAHSWYKGPNEGVYPGKEETIPQYTGLNEDGTIKGNEKYSWVKAPRYKGKMMEVGPLSRMLVGYASNHNNIRQLVDTYLNKHNADVRQMFSTVGRTAARAIETFYIWYGAYRWANDLVANLKQGDERTWTRFEYPEKETNTSVALYEAPRGSLAHFVRIKGKKVTHYQVVVPSTWNASPRDEKGQRGAYEESLIGLPVPDTEEPLEVLRTIHSFDPCLACAVHITDVDSGKVKKFKVEV; from the coding sequence ATGGCTGAGAAAAAACATGTGGTAATTGACCCTATCACGAGGATAGAGGGTCATTTGAGGATAGAGATAGATGTTAAGGATGGAAAAATAGATAACGCCTGGAGCAGTGGAACGCTCTGGAGGGGTATTGAGCCTATCCTTCAGGGTAGGGACATAAGGGATGCAGGTCTTTTGGTTCAGAGAATCTGTGGCGTTTGCACATGGGCCCATTATGAGGCCAACACCATGTCTGCTGAGGTGGCTTTGGGTATAAGACCGCCCACGAATGCAAGGCTTATAAGGAATATGATAAACGCAAGCCAGTTCATGCATGACCATATTGTTCACTTTTATGCTTTACACTCACTGGATTGGGCTGATGTTGCAGGTGCCTTGAAGGCCGATCCGGTTAAAGCAAACGAGATGGCGCATCAGTTTTCCAAAAAGCCTTACAATGCGTCTGTTGAACATTACAAAGAGGTGATCGAGAAGCTGAAGAAGTTTGTTGCAAGCGGCCAGCTTGGACCGTTCTCTGGCGCCTATCTGGGTAATAAGCTATACAAGCTGCCACCGGAGGGTGATTTAATCGTTATTTCTCACTATCTGGATGCCCTCTATGTTCAGGTTGTTCTGGCTCAGATGATGGCTATATACGGTGCCAAGAACCCCCACCCGCAGAGCTTGGTTGTTGGTGGTATCACAAGCGTTATGGATATGCTCGATGCAAGGAGGTTGGGACAGTATCTTTCTAAGCTGGATGAGGTTGGTGGGTTTATAAGGCATGCCTATCTTGCCGATATAGACCTCATTACCCACTTCTATAAGGATGAATTCGTTGAGGGTTGGGGTTGCGGTTCTTATAACTTCTTAAGCTATGGTGGATTCCCCGAGACAAACGATTGGGAGGCAGAATACAGGTATCTGCCGCAGGGTGTTATATACGACAGAGATCTAAGCAAGGTTGAGAAGGTGGATGAGAAGTTTATTACAGAGAGTGTTGCCCATTCGTGGTATAAAGGCCCCAATGAGGGTGTCTATCCAGGTAAGGAGGAGACCATACCTCAATATACAGGCCTAAACGAGGATGGCACGATAAAGGGAAATGAAAAATACAGCTGGGTTAAGGCTCCAAGGTATAAGGGTAAGATGATGGAGGTTGGCCCGTTGTCAAGGATGTTGGTGGGTTATGCCTCAAATCACAACAACATAAGGCAACTTGTTGATACCTATCTAAACAAACACAATGCCGATGTAAGGCAGATGTTCTCCACAGTTGGAAGGACGGCTGCAAGGGCCATTGAGACATTCTATATATGGTATGGGGCCTATAGGTGGGCCAACGACCTTGTTGCCAACCTAAAACAGGGCGATGAGAGAACCTGGACGAGGTTTGAATATCCAGAGAAAGAGACCAATACATCCGTGGCCCTTTATGAGGCTCCAAGGGGTTCGCTTGCCCACTTTGTCAGAATAAAGGGCAAGAAGGTTACGCATTATCAGGTTGTTGTGCCTTCAACATGGAATGCATCACCGAGGGATGAGAAGGGCCAGAGGGGCGCCTATGAGGAGTCGTTGATAGGTTTGCCTGTGCCCGATACGGAGGAGCCGTTGGAGGTGTTAAGAACCATCCATTCATTTGACCCGTGCCTTGCCTGTGCTGTCCATATAACCGATGTGGATAGCGGTAAGGTTAAAAAGTTTAAGGTAGAGGTCTAA
- the typA gene encoding translational GTPase TypA encodes MRNEKIRNIAIIAHVDHGKTTLVDAMLKQSGLFRENQIIQERMLDNIDLEREHGITIRAKNCAVNYKGVKINIVDTPGHADFGGEVERALSMVDGAILLVDAAEGVLPQTRFVLTKALRLKLPIIVVLNKIDRRDARPGEVLDEIYDLFIDLDANDEQLEFSYLYCIAKQGIARFGLDEHSDDLKPLFDAIIKDVPPPEINENKPFQMLVADVSYSDYLGRLAIGKVLNRDLNRGDELVLFSKDGRKRPFKIARLEVYEGLGLKEVDSVVAGDIAIIAGNIEDITIGDVIGSPQIQRPVVGLRIDEPTVAMRFSANTSPFASKEGSIVQANKIKDRLFLEERRNVSLRVEQTENPDEVIVKGRGELQLIILIESLRKEGYELTVGRPEVILKRENGKVLEPIEHLFIDCNEEFMGVITSKLQLRKGRLINMTNKGSGRVRLEFLIPTRALIGYRDEFLTDTKGTGIMNSYLEGYEEFKGEIKRRFTGSLVSDREGVATAYALFNLQPRGRLFITPNEKVYEGMIIGEHNKENDLNVNPTKEKKLSNMRAAGKDDNIILAPITPMSLQRAINFIKEDELVEITPKSIRLRKKILSAQKRRMTEHNRI; translated from the coding sequence ATGAGAAACGAAAAGATAAGGAACATAGCCATCATTGCGCATGTTGATCACGGCAAGACCACCCTTGTTGATGCTATGCTTAAGCAGAGTGGGCTTTTTAGGGAAAATCAAATCATTCAGGAAAGGATGCTTGATAACATAGACTTAGAAAGGGAGCACGGCATAACCATAAGGGCAAAGAACTGTGCCGTAAATTATAAAGGGGTCAAAATCAATATAGTCGATACACCGGGGCATGCCGACTTTGGGGGTGAGGTTGAAAGGGCACTATCAATGGTGGATGGTGCTATTCTGCTTGTGGATGCCGCAGAGGGCGTTTTGCCTCAAACTCGGTTTGTTCTGACTAAGGCGTTGAGACTTAAGCTGCCCATAATCGTTGTTCTAAATAAGATAGACAGAAGGGATGCACGCCCTGGTGAGGTTTTAGATGAGATTTATGATTTGTTTATAGATCTGGATGCAAATGATGAACAGTTGGAGTTTAGCTATCTTTACTGCATTGCAAAACAGGGTATAGCAAGGTTTGGCTTGGATGAGCATAGCGATGATTTAAAACCGCTATTTGATGCGATTATAAAGGATGTGCCACCACCAGAGATTAACGAGAACAAACCCTTTCAAATGCTTGTTGCCGATGTCTCCTATTCGGATTATTTGGGCAGGCTCGCCATAGGGAAGGTGTTGAATAGGGATTTGAACAGGGGTGATGAGCTTGTTCTGTTTTCTAAGGATGGCAGAAAAAGGCCGTTTAAGATTGCAAGATTAGAGGTTTATGAGGGTTTGGGCCTAAAAGAGGTGGATAGCGTAGTTGCCGGTGATATAGCCATTATTGCGGGAAACATTGAGGATATAACCATAGGTGATGTGATAGGTTCACCACAGATCCAAAGGCCTGTGGTTGGGTTGAGGATTGATGAGCCAACGGTTGCCATGCGCTTTTCTGCCAATACCTCACCGTTTGCCTCCAAAGAGGGCTCTATTGTTCAGGCAAACAAAATAAAGGATAGGCTCTTTTTGGAGGAGAGGCGCAATGTTTCATTAAGGGTTGAGCAAACAGAAAACCCCGATGAGGTGATAGTTAAAGGAAGGGGCGAGCTGCAACTTATTATTTTAATAGAATCCTTAAGAAAAGAGGGGTATGAGCTAACCGTTGGAAGGCCTGAGGTTATCTTAAAAAGGGAAAACGGCAAGGTTTTGGAGCCCATTGAGCATCTGTTTATAGACTGCAACGAGGAATTCATGGGTGTAATTACCAGTAAATTGCAACTTAGGAAGGGTAGGCTGATTAACATGACCAACAAGGGCTCAGGCAGGGTCAGGCTTGAGTTTTTGATTCCGACAAGGGCTTTGATAGGATACAGGGATGAGTTTTTAACCGACACGAAGGGCACAGGCATTATGAACAGCTATCTTGAGGGTTATGAGGAGTTTAAGGGTGAGATCAAGAGGAGGTTTACGGGTTCTTTGGTTTCGGATAGAGAGGGTGTCGCAACGGCGTATGCGCTTTTCAATCTTCAGCCGAGGGGGAGGTTGTTTATTACACCCAATGAAAAAGTCTATGAGGGGATGATAATAGGTGAGCACAACAAGGAGAACGATCTGAATGTGAATCCCACAAAAGAAAAGAAACTCTCCAACATGAGGGCTGCCGGTAAGGATGATAATATAATCTTAGCACCCATAACGCCCATGAGCCTGCAGAGGGCCATTAACTTCATAAAAGAGGATGAGCTGGTTGAGATAACGCCCAAATCGATAAGATTGAGGAAGAAGATTTTATCAGCCCAAAAAAGAAGGATGACAGAGCACAATAGGATATGA
- a CDS encoding hydrogenase small subunit, translating to MANSRDLQEYYESLLGEVDEKLNDLYSKEREEEFEERLKENGFSRRDFLKWASFLTATLMLPPAFESRIAKAAAIKERTPIIWLHMAECTGCSESFLRTREPDIATLIFDQVSLTYHDTLMMASGERVEKHLDDAIKRYKGKYICIIEGAIPTKDGGIYLRVGSKGETGLERARRVTKDAKVVLAFGTCAAFGGVQAAYPNPTGAKGVRDALGIEIVNVPGCPPNSVNMVGTLLHILLFDKIPPLDLLYRPLWAYGSRIHDYCERRAHFDAGEFVEEWGDEGAKKGWCLYKMGCKGPFTYNNCSRYRFNQGTNWPIGAGHGCIGCSEPNFWDTMAPFEEPNEKADIRVPAGKGVEATSDQIGAFLAGATAAAIGIHAAGSIVRGKTTKTSQKESE from the coding sequence TTGGCTAATAGTAGGGATTTGCAGGAGTATTATGAGTCTTTGCTTGGTGAGGTCGATGAGAAGCTAAACGACCTCTACAGCAAAGAAAGGGAAGAGGAATTTGAAGAGAGGCTTAAGGAAAATGGCTTCTCAAGAAGGGACTTCCTTAAGTGGGCTTCGTTCCTTACGGCCACTTTGATGCTGCCACCGGCCTTTGAATCCAGGATTGCAAAGGCTGCTGCCATCAAGGAGAGGACGCCTATTATCTGGCTTCACATGGCCGAGTGCACCGGATGCTCTGAGAGTTTCTTAAGAACAAGAGAACCAGACATTGCCACGCTTATCTTTGATCAGGTTTCCCTAACATACCACGATACGCTGATGATGGCCTCCGGCGAGAGGGTCGAAAAGCACCTTGACGATGCTATAAAGAGGTACAAGGGCAAATATATATGCATAATCGAGGGTGCTATTCCGACAAAAGACGGGGGCATATACCTGAGGGTTGGCTCCAAAGGTGAGACAGGCCTTGAAAGGGCAAGAAGGGTAACAAAGGATGCAAAGGTTGTTCTGGCGTTTGGTACCTGCGCTGCTTTTGGTGGAGTTCAGGCTGCATATCCTAACCCAACCGGTGCGAAGGGTGTGAGGGATGCTCTTGGTATAGAGATAGTGAATGTGCCGGGTTGTCCTCCCAATAGCGTGAACATGGTAGGAACACTTTTGCATATACTCTTGTTTGACAAGATCCCGCCGTTGGATCTGTTATACAGGCCTTTGTGGGCTTACGGTTCGAGGATTCACGACTACTGCGAAAGAAGGGCCCACTTCGATGCAGGTGAATTTGTGGAAGAGTGGGGCGATGAAGGAGCAAAGAAGGGTTGGTGCCTGTATAAGATGGGTTGCAAGGGTCCATTTACATACAACAACTGCTCAAGGTATAGGTTTAATCAGGGAACCAACTGGCCTATCGGTGCCGGTCATGGTTGTATAGGCTGTTCTGAGCCCAATTTCTGGGATACGATGGCTCCGTTTGAGGAACCCAACGAGAAGGCGGATATTAGAGTGCCGGCTGGTAAGGGCGTTGAGGCAACCAGTGATCAGATTGGGGCCTTCCTGGCCGGTGCAACAGCGGCAGCTATCGGTATTCATGCTGCAGGTAGTATAGTTAGAGGAAAAACAACAAAAACATCCCAGAAGGAGAGTGAATAA